A portion of the Stegostoma tigrinum isolate sSteTig4 chromosome 44, sSteTig4.hap1, whole genome shotgun sequence genome contains these proteins:
- the LOC132207094 gene encoding late histone H2B.L4-like codes for MADEKKSQATSKKGAKKIIKKAPGKGGKKRNRRRKESYSIYIYKVMKQVHPDTGISSRAMSIMNSFVSDIFERIAGEASRLAHYNKRSTISSREIQTAVRLLLPGELAKHAVSEGTKAVTKYTSSK; via the coding sequence ATGGCAGATGAGAAGAAATCGCAAGCAACTTCCAAGAAAGGCGCGAAGAAAATCATCAAAAAGGCGCCAGGGAAAGGCGGCAAGAAAAGGAACCGACGCAGGAAAGAAAGTTACTCCATCTACATCtacaaagtgatgaagcaggttcaccccGACACCGGCATCTCCTCCAGGGCCATGAGCATCATGAACTCGTTCGTCAGCGATATTTTCGAGCGTATCGCAGGGGAggcttcccgcctggcccattacaacaagcgcagcaccatcagctcccgggagatccagaccgccgtgcggctgctgctgcccggggagctggccaagcacgccgtgtcggagggtacaaaggcggtgaccaagtacaccagctccaagtga
- the LOC132207093 gene encoding histone H1-like, whose amino-acid sequence MSDTAAAETAPPASASTKPKTPKKKKAAAPRKKPAGPGLGERIVKIVGENSDRKGTSLAAIKKALQRSGVNVEKQNAQIRMATKRCLAKGFLVLLKGQGISGSFKLPKNQVKAKVGKKARPAAAAKKAAVKKTTAKKVAAKKSPAKKATGKKAAGKKAATPKKAAKKAAPQKKTPVKKVKKTKSPKASKPAPKSVRTKAKAKAKVTKKAAKK is encoded by the coding sequence ATGAGCGACACTGCAGCCGCCGAAACGGCTCCTCCAGCCTCCGCCAGCACTAAACCCAAGACTCCCAAGAAGAAGAAGGCGGCGGCCCCCAGGAAAAAACCAGCCGGTCCCGGTTTGGGCGAGCGGATTGTGAAGATTGTCGGGGAGAACAGCGATCGGAAGGGGACGTCTCTGGCCGCTATAAAGAAGGCGCTGCAGAGAAGCGGGGTCAATGTGGAGAAGCAGAATGCACAGATCAGGATGGCTACCAAGAGGTGCCTGGCGAAAGGCTTCCTGGTTCTGCTGAAGGGCCAGGGCATCTCCGGCTCCTTCAAACTCCCAAAGAATCAGGTCAAGGCAAAAGTGGGAAAGAAGGCGAGACCCGCAGCAGCCGCCAAGAAAGCAGCCGTGAAGAAAACAACGGCCAAGAAGGTGGCAGCGAAGAAATCCCCAGCCAAGAAAGCAACAGGAAAGAAAGCGGCCGGCAAGAAGGCAGCAACGCCAAAGAAAGCGGCGAAGAAAGCAGCgcctcagaaaaagactcccgTGAAGAAGGTGAAAAAGACCAAGAGCCCCAAGGCCTCAAAACCGGCCCCGAAATCGGTGAGAACGAAGGCGAAGGCCAAAGCGAAAgtgaccaagaaagcagcaaagaaatga
- the LOC132207097 gene encoding histone H4-like, producing the protein MSGRGKGGKGLGKGGAKRHRKVLRDNIQGITKPAIRRLARRGGVKRISGLIYEETRGVLKVFLENVIRDAVTYTEHAKRKTVTTMDVVYALKRQGRTLYGFGG; encoded by the coding sequence ATGTCTGGGAGAGGCAAAGGAGGCAAAGGCCTGGGAAAAGGCGGGGCGAAGCGGCACCGCAAAGTGCTCCGTGATAACATCCAGGGCATCACGAAACCAGCCATCCGGCGCCTGGCTCGCCGTGGCGGGGTCAAGCGCATCTCGGGCTTGATCTACGAGGAGACCCGCGGGGTGCTGAAGGTTTTCCTGGAGAATGTGATCAGGGATGCGGTGACCTACACTGAGCACGCCAAGCGCAAGACGGTCACTACCATGGACGTGGTGTACGCTCTGAAACGCCAGGGCCGCACTCTCTATGGATTCGGCGGCTGA